From a region of the Neobacillus niacini genome:
- a CDS encoding FAD-dependent oxidoreductase, translated as MLSTGPAEDEVLINMTRVQGLDATKVEDLTKAEYEGKKQVLMVADFLKEWIPGFEQVFISSVGAQIGIRESSIIEGKYILQKEDVIMALKFDDVIARSEYQIDIHAPSGKGMEIGWVKDNGVFDVPYCCLVPKKITNLLVAGRCMFASHEALAATRLTPSAMATG; from the coding sequence ATGCTGTCTACAGGACCTGCGGAAGATGAAGTACTTATCAATATGACAAGAGTTCAAGGTTTAGATGCTACAAAAGTGGAAGATTTAACGAAAGCTGAATATGAAGGTAAAAAGCAAGTTTTAATGGTTGCTGACTTTTTAAAAGAATGGATACCAGGATTTGAACAAGTTTTCATTTCAAGTGTAGGTGCTCAAATAGGAATTCGCGAGTCGAGTATTATTGAAGGTAAATACATCTTACAAAAAGAGGATGTGATAATGGCTTTAAAATTTGATGATGTTATTGCTAGAAGTGAATACCAAATTGATATTCACGCTCCTAGTGGAAAAGGAATGGAGATTGGATGGGTAAAGGATAATGGAGTTTTTGATGTTCCTTATTGCTGTTTAGTACCTAAGAAGATTACCAATCTTTTAGTAGCAGGTAGATGTATGTTTGCTTCTCATGAGGCATTAGCTGCGACACGTTTAACTCCTAGTGCTATGGCTACTGGATAA
- a CDS encoding cytochrome ubiquinol oxidase subunit I, which yields MVNEEAVFFSRVLTELTLSFHIIYATIGVGIPLMIMIAQWVGIKKQDEHYILLARRWTRGYVITVAVGVVTGTAIGLQLSLLWPSFMELAGNIIALPLFMETFAFFFEAIFLGIYLYTWERFENQKKHLLLLIPVAIGASFSAVFITIVNAFMNAPQGFDLVKGQVVNVSPIVAMFNPAMPTKVAHVLGTAYMTAAFVLASIAAFRLLKGSNHIYHKKALLLTMKLGLVFSIATAIIGDFSGKYLAKYQPEKLAAAEWHFETHEGAPLILYGVLDNGEVEYALKIPFALSILAHSNPNSEVIGLDQFRKDEVPPLYIHYLFDTMVTIGMWMTLLSCVYLIGVWKKWSLVSSNWFRWLVVLGGPLSILAIEAGWWLDEVGRQPWILRGIMKTKDAATTADGVDLMLVLFSGLYLILGIASVVVLARMFKKNTVEQELSDRASEGRVT from the coding sequence ATGGTAAATGAAGAAGCGGTATTTTTCAGCCGTGTCCTCACAGAATTAACATTATCGTTTCATATCATCTATGCAACCATTGGCGTTGGAATTCCATTGATGATCATGATTGCCCAATGGGTAGGGATAAAAAAACAGGATGAACACTATATCTTATTAGCCAGACGCTGGACCCGCGGCTATGTGATAACGGTTGCAGTCGGTGTGGTGACAGGCACCGCAATTGGCTTACAGCTTTCACTGCTTTGGCCGAGTTTTATGGAATTGGCGGGGAATATAATTGCTTTGCCGTTATTTATGGAAACCTTTGCGTTTTTCTTTGAAGCGATTTTTTTAGGTATCTATCTTTATACATGGGAACGATTTGAGAATCAGAAAAAGCATCTGCTTCTATTGATTCCTGTTGCAATTGGCGCTTCTTTTTCAGCTGTTTTTATCACGATTGTCAATGCATTTATGAATGCTCCCCAGGGGTTTGATTTGGTAAAGGGGCAGGTGGTCAATGTGAGTCCGATTGTGGCCATGTTTAATCCAGCAATGCCGACAAAAGTGGCCCATGTTCTTGGGACAGCCTATATGACTGCGGCTTTTGTTCTGGCGTCTATCGCCGCTTTTCGGCTTTTAAAGGGGTCTAACCATATCTATCACAAAAAAGCTTTGCTTTTGACGATGAAATTAGGATTGGTTTTTTCGATTGCTACTGCCATTATTGGTGATTTCTCCGGAAAATATTTGGCAAAATACCAGCCAGAGAAATTAGCAGCAGCTGAATGGCATTTTGAAACACATGAGGGTGCACCACTGATTTTGTATGGTGTTCTTGATAATGGGGAAGTAGAGTATGCGCTTAAAATTCCGTTTGCCCTCAGTATTTTAGCTCATAGCAATCCTAATTCGGAAGTCATCGGACTTGATCAATTTAGGAAAGATGAAGTTCCGCCGCTCTATATCCATTACCTGTTTGACACCATGGTGACGATTGGAATGTGGATGACTCTGTTATCATGTGTTTATTTGATCGGAGTTTGGAAAAAGTGGAGTTTGGTCTCATCCAACTGGTTCCGCTGGCTGGTGGTTTTAGGGGGACCGCTATCAATCTTGGCCATTGAAGCAGGCTGGTGGCTGGATGAAGTAGGACGTCAGCCTTGGATTTTACGAGGAATCATGAAGACCAAAGATGCAGCTACAACGGCTGACGGGGTAGATTTAATGCTGGTCCTATTCTCTGGCCTATATCTTATCCTTGGAATTGCCAGTGTGGTCGTTCTAGCACGGATGTTTAAAAAGAATACGGTTGAACAGGAATTGTCAGACCGTGCATCCGAAGGGAGGGTAACCTGA
- a CDS encoding FAD-dependent oxidoreductase, whose product MLEEAGVNLLVHNFVEHVETKDNTINYVEISSKFGRHQIQGSIFIDTTGDAVYRTCGR is encoded by the coding sequence ATGTTGGAAGAGGCTGGCGTTAATCTTCTAGTACACAATTTCGTAGAACATGTTGAAACAAAAGACAACACGATAAATTACGTTGAAATCTCGTCAAAATTTGGCCGTCATCAAATTCAAGGCAGCATTTTTATCGACACAACGGGTGATGCTGTCTACAGGACCTGCGGAAGATGA
- the cydS gene encoding cytochrome bd oxidase small subunit CydS yields the protein MLEKFLIFYAPLLVVVLSIAVSFWLAAKDQSVEK from the coding sequence ATGTTAGAAAAATTTCTTATCTTTTATGCCCCCTTATTAGTGGTCGTTCTTTCGATTGCAGTATCTTTCTGGTTAGCAGCAAAAGATCAATCGGTTGAAAAATAA
- a CDS encoding S8 family serine peptidase, translating into MRKRISRLHFSLSLLVSFILFLSLALPNIAVAQGGSIESKPRSTIKNTSIENKVDFKLIKQFKDQDQITFLLKFEDQVDTTKVAMEAAEKAKKQKLTEVSAKLQVRSAVVSTLRNTAMETQTEVMDYLEKAKQNGDVKSVQSFYVVNAIAVTATKAVMDKLAAFPEVAKILPNETRQIVTPIQPKEEKTNLNSSTVEWGVERVGAPQVWDMGIDGAGIVVANIDTGVQWDHPVLMEKYRGFNPANPNQPDHQLNWFDAVGGKETPYDDLKHGTHTVGTMVGSEPDGSNKIGVAPGAKWIAVKAFSELGGYDVDLLEAGEWILAPKDAEGNPHPELAPDVVNNSWGGGPGLDEWYRPMVQNWRAANIFPVFAAGNAGSAGAGSVASPANYPESFAVAATDDHNALAWFSSRGPAPYDEMKPDVSAPGVDIRSAVPNNDYELMSGTSMATPHITGVVALLKQANASLSIDQIEEILFNTAIPLTDTEFPSTPNYGYGHGFINAYNAIKTNNGNGKIEGSVVYDGKDKANPTYQHTSPDFVYDQVVLPLTVEVQDNISVDTVEIQYLAGQQWMTVKAGRTAGDYRNGTYQAVVPGKDVNKGTLTYKWKIVDYGQNQVTSPEFNVEVKPAITIGYFQDLEAVPEGWYSEGWNNDWEWGSPAAGPGQAFSGKNVYGTNLDGPHAPSTNSYLHMPPIEIPKSGNSYLQYKQWYDFSRDGVGGSNDFGAVLVSTDRQNWELVTRTEGTEFQNGLPIEYTTDGWIDAEVNLSAYAGKRIYISFYMFTSVTGLEKGLYDGWYLDDISLTDKPLLGSKVNKTTGEIHTIKQSNMNILAPTATMVENTSSQRDVLPIGAKVTLLDSGYSVATNPADGRFSMTHKAGEFTLRAEAYGFHSKDQAVSISQDRIVQSNITLKPLGKGTVEGVVKDQETGKPISDATITLVEDPAITPAKTDKKGRFTLTAYEGTYTLHVFKNDYVYKDYSITLQSKKKTKQNVELKRFFGFPGEIGYDDGTSESSTFWYGAKNGFGVRMSLEGGVSKSWLTGGLFNVNTEWPSPGATRFQVSVYDSTGANGAPGKRIAGPFEAAAQTNGEWTHVDLTDKNIFVTGDFYLVYIQPGASSTGTMPSLGVDQNSPFHDRNWELYNGAWKQDTNPENGNMMIRAVMNNEISAPTIKTQHDNKDTNQAKVQVKGTAIPTIQVQGK; encoded by the coding sequence TTGAGAAAAAGAATAAGTAGGTTGCATTTTTCTTTAAGTTTACTAGTGTCTTTTATTCTCTTCCTCAGCCTTGCTCTTCCCAATATCGCAGTAGCACAAGGAGGTTCTATAGAGAGTAAACCAAGATCAACAATTAAAAACACATCTATTGAAAATAAGGTAGATTTTAAGCTTATTAAACAATTTAAGGATCAGGATCAGATCACATTTCTATTAAAGTTTGAAGATCAGGTTGATACAACGAAAGTAGCAATGGAAGCAGCAGAAAAAGCAAAGAAACAGAAACTCACAGAAGTAAGCGCAAAGCTACAGGTTCGTTCGGCTGTTGTTTCGACATTACGAAATACTGCGATGGAAACTCAGACTGAGGTAATGGACTATCTGGAGAAAGCAAAGCAAAATGGTGATGTGAAAAGCGTCCAATCATTCTATGTTGTGAATGCGATAGCGGTGACAGCAACCAAGGCTGTGATGGACAAATTGGCAGCATTTCCGGAGGTAGCTAAAATTCTTCCGAATGAAACACGGCAAATAGTCACTCCGATCCAACCGAAGGAAGAAAAGACCAATCTAAATTCATCAACGGTTGAATGGGGAGTTGAACGAGTCGGAGCCCCTCAAGTATGGGATATGGGAATTGATGGAGCAGGGATCGTGGTAGCCAATATTGATACAGGTGTTCAGTGGGACCATCCTGTTTTAATGGAAAAATACCGTGGATTTAATCCAGCGAATCCAAATCAACCCGATCATCAATTAAATTGGTTTGATGCCGTCGGGGGAAAAGAAACACCGTATGATGATCTAAAACATGGTACTCATACTGTTGGGACCATGGTTGGCTCAGAGCCTGATGGGAGTAACAAAATTGGAGTTGCCCCAGGTGCAAAATGGATTGCGGTTAAAGCATTCTCTGAACTGGGTGGTTATGATGTCGATTTGCTCGAAGCTGGAGAGTGGATCTTGGCACCAAAAGATGCTGAAGGTAATCCGCATCCCGAATTAGCCCCGGATGTCGTAAACAACTCCTGGGGTGGTGGTCCTGGACTAGATGAATGGTATCGCCCGATGGTTCAAAATTGGCGGGCTGCGAATATCTTCCCAGTATTTGCAGCTGGCAATGCTGGTTCCGCGGGGGCAGGATCGGTTGCCTCTCCAGCGAACTATCCAGAATCTTTTGCGGTTGCGGCAACGGATGATCACAACGCCTTAGCGTGGTTCTCTTCCCGTGGACCAGCTCCATATGACGAAATGAAACCAGATGTTTCAGCACCAGGTGTCGATATCCGCTCAGCCGTACCTAACAATGACTATGAACTGATGAGTGGTACATCAATGGCAACACCTCATATTACAGGAGTCGTAGCGTTGTTAAAGCAAGCAAATGCTTCCCTCTCAATTGACCAAATTGAGGAAATATTGTTCAATACTGCCATCCCATTGACAGACACAGAATTTCCTTCTACCCCAAACTATGGGTATGGCCATGGATTTATTAATGCCTACAATGCAATAAAAACAAATAATGGAAATGGAAAGATTGAAGGTTCAGTGGTATATGATGGAAAAGATAAAGCAAATCCAACCTATCAGCATACCTCTCCTGATTTTGTTTACGACCAAGTAGTGTTGCCATTAACGGTGGAAGTGCAAGACAACATCAGTGTAGATACTGTAGAAATTCAGTATTTAGCTGGTCAACAATGGATGACGGTAAAAGCCGGTAGAACTGCTGGTGATTATAGAAACGGGACCTATCAAGCAGTAGTTCCAGGTAAAGATGTTAATAAAGGTACGTTGACGTATAAGTGGAAAATAGTTGATTATGGACAAAATCAAGTAACTTCTCCGGAGTTTAATGTAGAAGTAAAGCCTGCGATTACAATTGGTTATTTTCAAGATTTAGAAGCTGTTCCTGAAGGATGGTATTCAGAAGGATGGAATAACGATTGGGAATGGGGCAGCCCAGCAGCAGGACCTGGCCAAGCTTTCTCAGGAAAAAACGTATATGGAACCAATTTGGATGGTCCTCATGCTCCTAGTACGAATTCTTATCTCCATATGCCTCCGATCGAAATACCTAAAAGCGGAAATTCATACCTGCAATATAAGCAGTGGTATGACTTTAGTCGAGATGGTGTCGGCGGTTCAAACGATTTCGGAGCGGTCCTTGTCTCTACCGACCGCCAAAACTGGGAATTAGTGACTAGAACGGAAGGTACTGAATTTCAAAATGGGTTACCAATTGAGTATACTACTGATGGATGGATTGATGCAGAAGTAAATCTTTCGGCTTATGCTGGAAAGCGAATTTATATCAGCTTCTATATGTTTACATCAGTAACAGGATTAGAAAAAGGACTTTATGATGGCTGGTACTTGGATGATATATCCTTAACGGACAAACCTCTTCTAGGTAGTAAGGTAAACAAGACAACAGGAGAAATCCATACAATAAAACAATCAAATATGAATATTTTAGCTCCGACGGCTACAATGGTTGAGAATACTTCAAGTCAACGGGATGTATTGCCGATCGGTGCAAAGGTAACGCTATTAGACTCTGGATACTCAGTTGCAACTAATCCAGCAGATGGAAGGTTCTCCATGACACATAAGGCAGGTGAATTCACTCTTCGCGCTGAGGCATATGGTTTTCATTCCAAAGACCAAGCAGTTTCGATTTCACAAGACAGGATCGTCCAATCAAACATTACTCTTAAACCTTTAGGGAAAGGAACAGTAGAAGGGGTCGTCAAGGATCAAGAGACAGGGAAACCAATTTCAGATGCCACCATCACTTTAGTAGAGGATCCGGCCATTACACCTGCGAAAACAGATAAGAAAGGAAGATTTACACTCACAGCCTATGAAGGTACCTATACGTTACATGTGTTCAAGAATGATTATGTTTATAAAGATTACTCGATTACACTACAGTCGAAAAAGAAAACCAAACAGAATGTCGAATTGAAAAGGTTTTTCGGGTTTCCTGGAGAAATCGGCTATGATGATGGAACATCGGAAAGTTCAACGTTTTGGTACGGTGCTAAAAATGGCTTTGGTGTTAGAATGTCATTGGAAGGAGGGGTCTCGAAATCTTGGCTGACAGGCGGACTCTTTAATGTGAATACAGAATGGCCTAGCCCGGGAGCAACTAGATTTCAAGTATCCGTTTATGATTCCACCGGTGCTAACGGAGCTCCTGGTAAAAGAATCGCAGGTCCGTTTGAAGCAGCTGCGCAGACTAATGGGGAATGGACTCATGTCGATTTAACAGATAAAAATATTTTTGTCACTGGAGATTTCTATCTAGTCTATATACAGCCTGGGGCTTCATCCACAGGTACAATGCCAAGTCTAGGTGTTGATCAAAATAGCCCTTTCCATGACCGTAATTGGGAGCTGTATAACGGAGCTTGGAAGCAAGATACGAATCCGGAAAATGGAAATATGATGATTCGCGCGGTCATGAACAATGAGATCTCAGCACCTACAATTAAAACACAACATGATAATAAGGATACGAATCAAGCTAAGGTTCAAGTAAAGGGGACAGCGATTCCAACCATTCAAGTTCAAGGTAAATAA
- a CDS encoding cytochrome d ubiquinol oxidase subunit II, whose protein sequence is MTLEVIGISVLWLFLFGYVIIASIDFGAGFFNAYSIVTNRQHILTKIIQRYLSPVWEVTNVFLVFFFVGIVGFFPKSAYYYGTILLVPASFAIILLAIRGSYYAFTTYGGLKHKRYAVLYGLSGLLIPASLSIVLTISEGGFVTLENSGPLIDYGKLFMSPLSWSIVVLSLSAVLYISAVFLTWYAHYAKDEQAANLMRKYALIWAVPSMITASGIIVELAGHNPEHYERLINLWWLFALSVVFFVGTTYLIWKRRGYGTAVWLMIGQFLLAFFAYGVSHYPYLLYPHLTIYDGFTNRSMAISLIIVFIASLGLLLPSLFLLLKLFLFNKEYVQGKRNNHV, encoded by the coding sequence ATGACGCTTGAAGTCATTGGAATATCAGTGTTATGGTTGTTTCTTTTTGGGTACGTAATCATTGCTTCGATTGATTTTGGAGCGGGATTCTTTAATGCCTATAGTATTGTCACCAATCGCCAGCATATCTTGACTAAAATCATTCAGCGGTATTTATCTCCTGTTTGGGAAGTCACGAATGTTTTCCTCGTGTTTTTCTTTGTAGGGATAGTTGGCTTTTTTCCAAAGTCAGCCTACTACTATGGGACCATCCTGCTTGTACCTGCAAGCTTTGCCATCATTCTATTGGCGATCCGCGGATCGTATTATGCGTTTACCACTTACGGTGGATTGAAACATAAACGCTATGCTGTCCTCTATGGACTTTCTGGATTGCTGATTCCAGCCTCTCTATCGATTGTGCTTACAATTTCTGAAGGAGGCTTCGTAACACTGGAAAATTCAGGGCCACTGATTGATTATGGGAAGTTGTTTATGAGCCCATTAAGCTGGAGTATTGTCGTATTAAGCCTATCAGCAGTGCTATACATTTCAGCAGTATTTTTAACCTGGTATGCCCATTATGCAAAAGATGAGCAGGCTGCTAATCTGATGCGTAAATATGCTCTCATTTGGGCGGTTCCATCGATGATTACAGCTTCCGGGATTATCGTAGAGCTTGCTGGACATAATCCTGAGCATTACGAGCGATTAATCAACTTATGGTGGCTGTTTGCCTTATCGGTTGTCTTTTTCGTAGGGACCACCTATTTGATTTGGAAGCGCCGAGGGTATGGGACGGCCGTTTGGCTGATGATTGGCCAATTTCTGCTTGCTTTTTTTGCCTATGGAGTCTCTCATTATCCTTATTTACTGTATCCCCATTTAACCATTTACGATGGTTTTACGAATAGATCTATGGCGATTTCATTGATTATCGTTTTTATTGCCAGTCTTGGATTACTCTTACCATCCTTGTTTTTGCTGCTAAAATTATTTTTGTTCAACAAAGAATATGTCCAAGGAAAACGAAACAATCATGTGTAA
- a CDS encoding S8 family serine peptidase, which translates to MKGLKRRKRNLVAFLMIFLLLVTIFPVKGGAVQNGVSNLNPIKGKVDPEVIQAFEKNTYTNVIVELKTQADVGQIANQAREEAKKLKATGYQEKLRVRSSVVSGLQTNAEQTQYHIKNFIGQKKAEGKLKDDQSYYIVNAVSFTSTKEVVQEIAAFPEVNHIYLNERHALPKPKTSGVQKVTSELPWNLEKIQAKKAWENGLDGSGVVVATLDTGVDVTHPSLKKQYRGLNADGTFTHTFNWLDLVGDSPTPIDSLGHGTHVTGTIVGYDPETGTRTGVAPGARWIAVRAFSEDGALDTDLLKAGEWLLAPLDEKGTPHPEMAPDIINNSWGGDSTLNDWFRSVVKAWAAADITAVFAAGNHSYLTPVGPGSITNPANYPEAIAVGSTDSANRISWFSLMGPSPYGGSEIKPDLVAPGEEILSTLPNNEYGLAQGTSMAAPHVSGAIAILKQMQPNMPIDKLKETLYAGLIPLSDSKYPSSPNDAYGRGILDLTGMVKSGSNGVGSLVGKVGYKAVDKKQPVASHEPLPYAYANAPLKLSVQASDDFAVSTVELHYQVDRAPEQTSNGTLFKGNFKSGSYSSELPLEQVRGKKITYYWKITDYAGNSTKTVPVSLPLKEGLSVGYATDFETTPVGWYSTGRNSSWNRGEVMFNTHLKAPSGTNVYATANPDWRNTDGPWTYNNNEESMLTMPPIQVKKGEAVFLNFKQSFGFPSFPAQGTDDWGQVLVSADMKNWHVAKTNEGHLFLKWEDVSVDLSSFSGKTVYVAYRFHSDSMNAILGWYLDDVALEAKPSGSVYHPSKSTTAFEPFGEATRLQGTHEKQVLVPLSAQIQIVENGRLLATDPTDGNFSMKLPADEYHLLAEAYGFNQKIQTARVTKDASTNVDIQLSPLDKGVVKGTVKNSESKKTIKGAKVKLIEDSAVAPVKTSGNGKYSLNPFIGTYTLEVSAPYFHTYRERIEIKGNSIRSIDIHLKPYIGTEGEISYDDGSAESVLIVSGTDEIAVKMSLKDGQEQALLTAGLFYIDPRWWNPGGENFQVDVYDATGPEGGPGKKLTESIAAKSDVGPGWVRVDLSSYSIYVPKEYFLVFSTQAPDPYVPSLGFDNSSSSDRFWRLDKGEWYKVVGELDNDNPMIRSVVSYETK; encoded by the coding sequence ATGAAGGGGTTAAAAAGGAGAAAACGGAATTTAGTAGCTTTTTTGATGATTTTTCTTTTACTAGTAACAATCTTCCCTGTGAAAGGCGGTGCGGTTCAAAACGGAGTATCGAATCTAAACCCAATAAAAGGAAAGGTGGACCCGGAAGTAATACAGGCCTTTGAAAAAAACACGTACACGAATGTGATTGTAGAGTTAAAAACCCAAGCGGATGTTGGACAAATCGCTAATCAAGCTCGGGAAGAAGCCAAGAAATTGAAGGCTACCGGCTATCAAGAGAAACTCCGCGTCCGTTCATCCGTCGTTTCAGGACTACAAACGAACGCAGAACAAACACAGTATCATATCAAGAATTTCATCGGTCAAAAGAAAGCTGAAGGTAAACTGAAGGATGATCAATCTTACTACATTGTAAATGCAGTTTCATTTACATCCACGAAAGAAGTTGTGCAGGAAATAGCAGCCTTTCCGGAAGTCAACCATATTTACTTAAACGAACGGCACGCTTTGCCTAAACCGAAGACATCTGGAGTCCAAAAAGTAACAAGTGAGCTACCTTGGAACCTGGAAAAAATTCAGGCAAAAAAAGCATGGGAAAATGGGTTGGATGGATCGGGCGTAGTGGTCGCAACGCTTGATACTGGGGTGGACGTAACCCACCCGTCGCTTAAGAAGCAATACCGAGGACTCAATGCAGATGGCACCTTTACGCACACCTTCAATTGGCTCGACTTGGTTGGGGATAGTCCTACTCCAATTGATTCACTTGGACATGGTACACATGTGACAGGGACAATAGTTGGCTATGACCCGGAAACAGGCACGCGTACCGGAGTGGCTCCAGGGGCACGCTGGATTGCAGTTCGCGCATTTTCAGAAGACGGCGCGCTGGATACAGACTTGCTAAAAGCAGGAGAATGGCTTCTCGCCCCACTGGATGAAAAGGGAACTCCCCATCCAGAGATGGCACCGGACATTATTAATAACTCATGGGGTGGCGATTCTACCTTGAATGACTGGTTTAGATCGGTTGTGAAGGCATGGGCGGCTGCCGACATTACAGCGGTTTTTGCCGCGGGAAATCACAGCTACTTGACGCCCGTCGGGCCAGGTTCTATAACCAATCCAGCTAATTACCCTGAAGCCATTGCAGTTGGCTCAACGGATTCAGCCAACCGAATCTCATGGTTTTCCTTAATGGGGCCTTCTCCCTATGGCGGCAGTGAAATAAAGCCGGATTTGGTTGCACCGGGGGAAGAGATTCTTTCAACCCTCCCAAATAACGAATATGGGTTGGCACAGGGGACCTCCATGGCTGCACCACATGTGTCAGGCGCCATTGCCATCTTAAAGCAAATGCAGCCAAACATGCCGATCGACAAGCTTAAAGAAACCTTGTATGCCGGATTGATTCCTTTATCCGATTCAAAGTATCCATCTTCCCCAAATGACGCCTATGGGAGAGGGATTCTTGACCTAACAGGTATGGTTAAGAGCGGTTCTAACGGCGTCGGCAGTCTAGTAGGAAAAGTAGGTTATAAAGCTGTCGATAAAAAGCAACCAGTAGCAAGCCATGAGCCTCTTCCGTATGCTTATGCTAATGCGCCTTTAAAACTCTCTGTGCAAGCCTCTGACGATTTTGCCGTTTCCACGGTGGAACTTCATTACCAAGTCGACAGAGCACCAGAGCAAACATCAAATGGCACTCTTTTTAAAGGCAACTTTAAAAGCGGTTCCTATTCAAGTGAACTTCCTTTGGAACAAGTAAGGGGGAAAAAAATTACGTATTACTGGAAAATCACGGACTATGCGGGAAACAGCACCAAAACCGTCCCTGTTAGCTTACCCCTGAAGGAAGGGTTGTCGGTCGGGTATGCAACAGACTTTGAAACAACACCTGTAGGGTGGTACAGTACCGGTAGAAACAGTTCGTGGAATCGGGGGGAAGTCATGTTTAATACTCACCTGAAGGCGCCTTCTGGGACCAATGTGTACGCGACCGCGAACCCTGACTGGAGAAATACCGATGGGCCATGGACCTATAACAATAACGAGGAATCCATGCTAACTATGCCTCCTATCCAAGTCAAGAAAGGAGAAGCGGTATTCCTTAACTTTAAACAGTCCTTTGGATTTCCATCCTTTCCCGCCCAAGGGACGGATGATTGGGGCCAAGTGCTCGTTTCTGCAGACATGAAGAACTGGCATGTGGCTAAAACAAACGAAGGGCATTTATTCTTAAAATGGGAAGACGTTTCTGTCGACTTGTCTTCCTTCTCAGGGAAAACTGTTTATGTAGCTTACCGTTTCCATTCCGACAGTATGAATGCGATCTTAGGGTGGTACTTAGATGATGTTGCCTTAGAAGCCAAGCCTTCTGGATCCGTATACCACCCCTCCAAATCAACGACTGCATTTGAACCATTTGGGGAGGCTACAAGGTTACAAGGCACCCATGAAAAACAAGTTCTCGTCCCACTTAGCGCGCAAATACAGATTGTTGAAAATGGAAGGCTTTTAGCGACCGATCCAACGGATGGCAACTTCAGCATGAAGCTGCCAGCAGATGAATACCACCTACTTGCCGAGGCCTATGGTTTTAACCAAAAGATTCAAACGGCGAGAGTAACGAAAGATGCATCGACCAACGTAGATATACAGTTATCCCCATTAGATAAAGGCGTCGTCAAGGGAACAGTCAAGAACAGCGAATCCAAAAAAACGATTAAGGGAGCAAAGGTGAAACTCATTGAAGACTCCGCTGTCGCCCCGGTAAAAACAAGTGGAAACGGCAAATACTCGCTTAACCCTTTTATAGGAACATATACACTTGAAGTGAGTGCCCCCTATTTTCATACCTACCGGGAACGGATAGAAATTAAGGGCAATTCCATCCGTTCAATTGATATACACTTAAAGCCTTATATAGGTACAGAAGGTGAAATCAGCTATGATGATGGCTCGGCTGAAAGTGTCTTGATTGTCTCTGGAACGGACGAGATCGCAGTAAAAATGTCATTGAAGGATGGACAGGAACAAGCATTGCTGACTGCCGGCCTGTTTTATATCGACCCACGATGGTGGAATCCGGGTGGGGAAAATTTTCAAGTTGATGTATATGATGCCACTGGACCTGAAGGAGGGCCTGGAAAGAAATTAACGGAATCCATCGCTGCAAAATCGGATGTCGGTCCTGGCTGGGTCAGAGTAGATCTTAGCTCTTACTCCATTTACGTACCGAAGGAATATTTCCTTGTATTCAGCACTCAAGCTCCAGATCCATATGTGCCGAGCCTTGGTTTCGATAACAGCTCGTCATCAGACCGCTTTTGGAGGCTTGACAAAGGAGAGTGGTATAAAGTAGTAGGAGAATTAGATAATGACAATCCGATGATTCGCTCCGTCGTTTCATATGAAACCAAATAA